From the genome of Halobacteriovorax marinus SJ:
ATAAGAGCTTAGAACCATGTTTAATAATTCCTCCATACTCTTGAACAGTCCCCGGCAAGAATCCTGGAACATCAACAAGTGTTAGTATTGGAATATCAAAAGAGTCACAGAAACGAATAAAGCGTGCCGCCTTACAAGAAGAGTCTATGTCTAAAACTCCAGCAAGTACCTGTGGTTGATTTGCAACGATACCAATTTTAATTCCACCAATAGAAGCAAAACCAACAATGATATTCTTCGCCCACCCTTTATGAACTTCCAAGAAGTGCGAATCATCAACGATATCTAAAATAATCTCATTCATATCGTATGGCTTCTTAGGGTTTGCCGGAACAAGTTCTTTTAACTTTGTATTATCTCTATTTACAGGGTCAGCCGTATACTTTGGCGATGGCTTCGTATAGCAAGCTGCTGGTAAGTATGAAAGAAGCTCTCTCACTCTCTCAAAACACTCGTCTTCATCTTGACTTATAAACTGAGCGACACCAGAAGTTTCATTATGTGTCTTAGCTCCACCTAATTCTTCTTTAGTCACTTCTTCGTGAGTCACTGTCTTGATTACATCAGGCCCAGTAACAAACATATAAGAAGACTTATCAACCATGAAAATAAAGTCTGTAATTGCTGGAGAATAAACTGCTCCACCTGCACAAGGTCCCATGATAAGAGAAATCTGTGGAATAACTCCTGAACATTTTACGTTTCTATAAAAGATTTCTGCATATCCACCAAGGGCGTCAACACCCTCTTGAATTCTCGCTCCACCAGAATCATTCATACCAATAACAGGTATTCTATTGGCCAGAGCAAAGTCCATTATTTTACAAATCTTCTTTGCGTGATATTCACCAAGTGCTCCACCCCAACATGTAAAATCTTGAGAGTACAGGGCCACTTTTTGACCGTTAATTTCCGCGATCCCAGTCACAACTCCATCACCAAGATATTCAGTTTTTTCCATACCAAAATCTTTACAACGATGAGTTACAAATTTATCAAATTCAATAAATGTCCCTGGATCTATTAATCTTTCGATTCTTTCGCGGGCTGTATATTTTCCTTGAGAGTGTTGCTTTTCAATTCTTGCAGCTCCACCACCAAGGTCGGCTTGTGTTCTTTTTTCTAGTAATAGAGAACGTTTTTCTTCTAAAACGGTATCCATAAATCCTCCTAAAAATTGAGGGCACATCATACCGTTTTGCTCAAGAAAGTGCTATCAGCTTGCGTCAATTAACGCCAAGCACCCTTGCGCTATAAACTGCTAATATTTTTAGGTTTTTACGAAATTTAATGGATCAGAATTTAGAGGAGCTAACTAAATAAAAAAGGCCGCTTACACAGCGGCCTATATTACTTATTAATTTATTCGCGTGATCCGCCCATGCCTTGTGTCGCTAACGTGTACACAGGTCACAACGATAAAGCTACCCGATCAAATGCTCTGCACTTTAGCGCGCATTACTCTCCAGCCGCTTTCTTTCTCTTATCTAAGTCGTACTTATCAACTTTCATAATTAAAGATGCTCTAGAAACTCCAAGCTCTTTTGATAACTTCGACTTATTGTAATTACACCTCTTAAGTCCTTCCTTAATCATCATTGCTTCTAGTTCTTCCAGCGCATCTTTTAGTGAACCGTTTGTATTTATTCCTCTAGCTACTGCCACAGGCTTGTCACCAGATTCTAGAATTCTTGGACTAAGAAGATCAGGAGTAATCATCTTATCTTCCCCAGCAAGAACAACGAGTCTTTCAACTTCATTCTCAAGCTCTCTTACGTTTCCTGGCCAATGATAGTCCAGGAGAATCTCCATACACTTCTTAGAGAATTGCTTCATTGCCATCCCAGACTCGTCACATCTCTTCTTTAAGAAGTGATCCATAAGAATTGGAATATCTTCCGCTCTATCCTTTAACGAAGGTAGGTTAACGTTAATAACATTTATTCGATAATATAAATCTTCTCTAAACTCACCACTTGCCATCATCGCCTTAAGATCTTTATTTGTTGCCGCTAGAATTCTAACGTCAGTCTTCTTAGGCGCATGAGCACCTACTGGTAAGTAAGTTCCTTCCTGAAGGACTCTAAGCAGTTTTACCTGCATACTAAGAGAGGTATCCCCAATCTCATCCAGGAATAGTGTTCCACCATTTGCAACTTCAAAAAGTCCCGCCTTATCTTTAACAGCACCAGTAAATGAGCCTTTCATGTGACCGAATAGTTCCGAGTCTAAAAGGTTATCGTTAAATGCTGAGCAGTTTAGAGCAACAAATTGCTTTTCCTTTCTTGGTGAGTAGAAGTGAATCGCCTTAGCAACGAGCTCCTTACCTGTACCGTTTTGACCTTGAATGAGTACTGATGACTCTGAAGAAGAGATTTTTTCTAGCAATCTATAGATCTGCTGCATCCCTTTCGATTTCCCAATCATCATATGATATCTATACTTATCTCCAAGCTCAGAGTTAAGCTCTTTAATTCTTGATTCACGCTTAGAGATTTCTGAGTGAAATGTCTTTATCTCATCAGCAACTAGCTCAACTAGCTCCTGTAGATATTCAATCTCTCTTGGATAAAGTCTTCTAAGGCCATCAACCGCAGCACTTGCATCGGCTTCGTTAGCACCTTCAGCAATCATGTGCTTCTTGATCTCTTCAACTTCTTCCTCAGTAATCGAGCTTGAAACAAATGGATAAGCAAATACACTACCTAAAACTTCTCCACCAATTTCAACCTTAGCTCCCACACCTTTAACGTGCTTAAAGAAAGTCTCGAATGATCTTGCCTTATCATCTTCACCCTCTAGAGCATCTGTTACTTTTTCAATATCCTGTCCCATGTAGTTATAACCATGGTTCATTTGCATCTGCACTTTAAAGAAGTGATTCTTAAAATCATAACCCTTATCTACATGACCACTTCTGATTTTATAGTGCATATCTGAGTAGATTTGCTCTACACCAAACCACTTACTTAAAATCTCTTCCAGTTTTGAGATAACGTGTAGGTCTTTAATTTCTTGCCAGTTAATCATTTTTCACTCCATTTCACTAAATAATGTGAACAATAACTTCTACGAGAGAAGCGTTTACTGTCTAACTTTTCGGCAATTGAAATTTATTCTTTAGATTTATTTGTTGATAAATTTGACATAAAAACAGAGTTAAACCATTGAAAATGTGTATTTCTGTCTATTTTTTTACTAGTATGGGTTTAAGCTACTGACCAAATATTAGTCTCTTCACTCTTGGAGCAAATGCCTCCATTTCCCATGACTGCGGCCCAATGAACTTCTTTATATTTTTGAAGTTTTTATCAAAGAGATAAGTCTCTGGAACTTTCACTGTTCCAAAAAGGTTCATACTCTTACCTGATTTATCGTGAGAGATGATCACATTCTTTGGAAGATCTCCAAATCTCTTTAAAAACTTCTTAATTTTCAGATCGTCATCATTAACTGATAGAAGTAAAAATTGAACATTATCATTTTCAAATTTTTCAGCGAATTTTAAAAACTCAGGAAACTCTGCTTCACATGGAGCACACCATGTTCCCCAAAAGTGAACAAAGAACCCATTCGTCGAGCTAAAACTCTCTTTAGTTAACTCTTCTTTAGTGTAAAAGTTGGTTAATTTGAATTCTGGCAATTGCTTTAGAACTGGCTCATCTTCAGCAACATTTAGCATTTCTGTGAATTGCTTTTTCTCAAAAAGAGAATAAGCCAATGTTGCACCTAGAACTAATGTAATAATCAAAACTTTTGAACTAATAGACATAACGAATCCGAAAACAAAAAAACCTTCGGTGGAAACCGAAGGCTTTAATAAATTACTTTAATTTAAAAATAATTAATCTACTAGAGCAATGTATGCCATAGGAGCGTTGTCTCCAACTCTCGCATCTGCCATTTTCATAATTCTAGTGTAACCACCATTTCTATCTTTAAACTTAGGAGCAACGTCAGTGAATAATTTCTGAACAGCTTCTTTATTGTTTAATTTTTTGAAAGCAAGTCTTCTGTTTGCAACAGTGTCTTCCTTTGCAATAGTGATTAGCTTTTCTACGTATGGCTTAATCGCCTTACACTTTGTAACAGTTGTCTTAATTTTCCCGTGATCGATAACTTCGATTGCTAGGTTTTTCATAAGAGAAACTCTGTGTGCCGGACCATTACCAATTCTATATTTATGCTTTTGATGTCTCATAACTACAACTCCAACTGAGCCCTCAGCTTAAAACTTATTCACCGTCCTGAAGGTCTTTCATAATTGAATCTACCTTCATTCCAAGTCCAAGTCCCATGTTACTGAGAATTTCCTTAATTTCATTTAACGATTTACGACCAAAATTCTTAGTTCTTAACATTTCACCTTCTGTCTTAGAAACTAACTCATAGATGTACTTGATGTTAGCATTCTGTAAACAGTTAGCAGAACGTACAGAAAGCTCTAATTCTGAAACAGGCTTTAAAAGAGCGCTGTTAGCAGGGCTAGAAGCTTGCGCTGGTGCTTTTTCTAATCTTACAACTTCTTCTTCATCTTCGAAGTTTAAGAATACTGCAAGTTGATCTCTTAGGATCTTTGCAGAGAAAGCAACTGCGTCTTGTGGTTGAATTCCAGCATTTGTCCATACTTCTAAAGTAAGCTTATCAAAATCTGTTCTCTTACCAACACGTGAGTTTGTAACTGTAAAGTTAACTCTGTGTACAGGTGAGAAAAGAGTATCAACATAGATCCATCCTACAGGAAGATCATATTCTTCTTTATTTTCTGATGCTGTAACATAACCTTTTCCTCTTGCTACCTTAAGTTCAACCTTAATTGAACCACCTGAGGAAATATTACATATAACGTGCTCTGGATTTAGAACCTCAAGGCTTGCACTCTCTGAAATATCTCCAGCTGTTACAGGACCTTCTCCGCTCTTCTCAAGAGTAAGTACAGTATCTTCTTTACCTTTTAACTTAAAAAATACTTCTTTTAAGTTAAGGATAATTTCAGAAACTTCTTCTTTTACGTTATTGATTGTACCGAACTCGTGCTCTACACCCTCAATTCTGATAGCAACAATTCCTGCACCTTGAAGTGAAGAAAGTAGTGCTCTTCTAAGAGAGTTACCTAAAGTTTGTCCATAACCTCTCTCTAAAGGCTTGGCTACAAACTTTCCATAGTTCGCTTTCATACTCTCATTATCTGCTTCAAGAGAAACAGGTCTGATCATATTCGTCCAATTTTTTGCTACAAAATTATCCACGGATAATCTCCTTAATTATTACGATTAAACTCTTCTTCTTTTCGGTGCACGACATCCATTATGAGGGATTGGTGACTTATCTGCAACAGATGTAATTCTCAATCCAACACCAATTAGAGCTCTAATCGCATTTTCTCTACCAGCTCCAGGACCTTTAACTCTTACGTCTACAGAACTTAATCCATGCTCCATCGCTTTCTTAGCAGCATCAGCAGATGCAACCTGAGCCGCGAACGGAGTAGACTTTTTTGATCCACGGAAACCAAGTTGCCCAGCTGACGCCCAAGCAATTGCTCCACCATTAGGATCTGTAAAAGTTACAATTGTATTATTGAAAGAACATTGAATATGGCAGATACCATGTGGAATGTTCTTTTTGACTTTTTTCTTTCCAGCAGTCTTTTTAACCATTTTTCACTCCAACTCTACTACTTCATTGACTTGATAGACTTCTTACCAGCAATTGCTTTCGCAGGACCTTTTCTTGTTCTTGCGTTTGTACTAGTTCTCTGTCCTCTTACAGGTAATCCTTTTCTATGACGAATTCCTCTATAACATCCAAGATCTTTTAATCTCTTAATGTTCAGACCAATTTGTCTTCTAAGATCACCCTCTACCGTATACTCTCCCTCTAGAAGTAGACGAATATTATTCGCTTCCTCTTCAGTTAAGTCATTAGAGTTTTTGTTTAAATCAATTCCCGCTTTAGTGAGTACTTCTTCAGCTACTTTTGGACCAACACCATAGATTGATCTTAAAGCAACAGTAACCACCTTATTACGAGGAATATCAACACCAAGTATTCTTGCCATAGCTACACTCCCCTAAGGTTTTAACCTTGTTTTTGCTTATGTTTAGGGTTTGCTTTACAAACAACCCTTAATACACCTTTTCTTTTAATAACTTTACAGTCTTTACACATTACTTTAACTGACGCTCTAACCTTCATAACATCCTCTTTAACAGTAATACAGCCTACCGGCCTTTACTTCTATATGTGATTCTTCCCTTAGAAAGATCATATTTACTAATTTCAACAAGCACTTTGTCCCCTGGGAGGATTTTAATAAAGTGCATTCTCATTTTCCCACTAATATGGGCTATTACACTATGCCCATTAGGCAGTTTTACTTTAAACTTCGTATTCGGCAAAAGCTCTACAACTTCACCTTCAATCTCTAGGACCTCTGTATTTGCCATTAAGCGAAAACTCCACTAATCCCTGCCTTATATCTAAAGCGGAATCATTATGCAACATATATTGATAAAAATATATTTAAACTCTATTTATTTACAGCTTCAACAACAAGACCATAAACTTCATCAGCTGATCTCGAAGCATCGATAGATACTAAAACACCTTTTGATTCATAATAATCTAAAATAGGGGCAATAGTATTCTTAAAGACTTCCAGTCTATTTCTAACTGTTTCTGCATTGTCATCTTTTCTATGAATAAGATCTTCACCAGAAACATCACACTTTCCTTCCACTTTAGGTGGCCTAGAAAGGAGGTTATAAATCTCTCCACTCTTTGGAGCGATCCTTCTATTAGAGATTCTTTCAACCAAAACCTCTAAATCTATATTAAAGTATATTGCTTTAGAATCCGCGCCCTTAAGAACGTGCTCTTCAAGCAATTGTGCTTGCTCAATATTTCTAGGAAATCCATCAAATATATAAGCAGAATTTTCTATATCGCAATTAGCGTTCAAAAGCTCTAAAACCACTTGATCATTAACAAGGTCACCCCTATCAATTATCCCCTTAACCTTCTTACCAAGCTCCGAGTCTTTAGCGATCTCATTTCTAAGCAAGTCACCTGTTGAAACATGGCTATAACCAAGATTTTCAACAATTTTCTTTGCCTGAGTTCCCTTACCAGTTCCAGGAGCTCCTAGTAATATCAATTGTGGCTTCATTAAAACCTTCTATTTTGTCCGTTATATTTTCCGCGAGACTTGTAAGCTGTTTCATATCTATCAGAGAACATGAAAGCTTGAACATTCATCATCACGCGCACACAAACACTAACCAGGATAAGTAGTGACGTCCCACCAAACCTTGTATTAGCACCTGTAATGATCGTTGGCAGAATACAAATTACCACCAAAAATAAAGCTCCAAAGAATGTCATTCTATTTAAAATGAAATCTAAGTACTCTTTAGTCTTTGCACCTGGCCTAACACCTGGAACAAAAGCATTATTCTTTTGTAACATCTCAGCCACCTTCTTCGTTTTAAACTGAATAGGTGCATAGAAGTACGTCATATAAACAATTAATAGAGCAAATAAAATATTAAATAATAGTTGCCCTGGATACAGAGATTGAATAACTGTATCTAAGTATGGCTTTAATGGGTGACCTTGGCTTACAAAGTTTGCCATAGTCGCCGGAGCAGCCAATAGTGATGATGCTAAGATAGGAGGCATAACTCCACCAGTATCTACCCTAATAGGAAGACTCTGAGCTCCACCATATACTCTATTGTGAACAACTTTCTTAGCATATTGAACAGGAACGCTTCTTTGAGACCTTTCAATAAACGTCACAATGAAGAATCCTGCTAGGATTACAGCTACTGTAATTAATAAGCTAATTCCTGAAAGCTCACCATTTCTATAAAGAGTAAGTTTTTGCATCATTTCAGCTGGTAACTCAACAGCAATACCAGCAAAGATAATTAATGAGATACCATTTTCAAGTCCATACTCAGTAATTCTCTCACCAAGCCAAAGTAGGAACATTGTCCCGGCACAAAGAGTGATCACTGTAGTAATTCTGAAAAGCATTCCAGGCTCTGGAATAACTGGAATATTACCAGCACTCTTGAACCCTTCAAACATAACGGCCATTCCCCATCCCTGTACGGCACAGAGAAGAACAGTTGCATATCTTGTCCACTTTTGGATTTTCTTATTACCTTCCGAGTCTTCTTGTAGTTCTTGAATCTGCGGAATCACCTCTCCTAATAAAGAGAAGATAATTGATGTCGTAATATACGGCATAATTCCTAGTGCAAGAACCGAGAACCTTTTAAAGGCACCACCACTGAAAGTGTTGATAAGATCGAAGATCCCGCCACCACTTTCAGCAAAGTATGAAGCAATAGCTGCGGCATTTACACCAGGAACTGGTATTTGCGCAGCCATTCTATATACGGCAAGTAATAAAAACGTGAAAAATACTTTTTTCTTAAGCTCTTCTAGCTTTCCATGAGCAGTAGACATTTATTAAAATCCTTACTTTTTAGTTTCGATTTTTCCGCCAGCCTTAGAAACCATTTCTTCAGCTGATTTAGAAAACTTATCAATATTAACAAAAGTTAACGATTTTGAAAGCTCTCCGTTACCAAGAATTTTAATTGGTCTTCTTTTATTGATACCTTTTAGGATACCTTTCTCAACTAGCGCTTCACGAGTAACTTCTTCAGTTGTGAATTTTGCTTCAACAATCGCAAGGTTAACTTCAGCGTAAATAGTTTTAAATGGTGCATTAGAGAAACCTCTCTTAGGAAGTCTCATATATAGTGGCATTGCCCCACCTTCAAAACCAGTTCTAACACCGCCACCAGCTCTCGCCTTTTGACCTTTGTGCCCTTTACCAGCTTGCTTACCTTGCCCTGAACCTTGTCCACGACCTAGTCTTTTTATATTTCTATGTGCGCCCTTTGGGCTGCTAAGATTATTTAACGTCAACATATAATTCCCCAATATGGTCTTAGTTCTCTTTTATGTCTAAAAGGTGAATAACTTTCTTGATCATTCCACGAACAGCAGGTGTATTTTCTAATGTTTTCTCAGTTCCAGTCTTTCTAAGACCTAGTCCACGAACATTTGCCTTCTGCTTGTCAGTACAACCAATAGTACTTTTCTTTAATTTTACAGTTATAGTTTTTCCGGCCATTTTTATATCCTCAACTACTTGATTCTAAGCCCTTGAGCTTCTTTTCC
Proteins encoded in this window:
- the rpmD gene encoding 50S ribosomal protein L30, producing MAGKTITVKLKKSTIGCTDKQKANVRGLGLRKTGTEKTLENTPAVRGMIKKVIHLLDIKEN
- a CDS encoding acyl-CoA carboxylase subunit beta, translating into MDTVLEEKRSLLLEKRTQADLGGGAARIEKQHSQGKYTARERIERLIDPGTFIEFDKFVTHRCKDFGMEKTEYLGDGVVTGIAEINGQKVALYSQDFTCWGGALGEYHAKKICKIMDFALANRIPVIGMNDSGGARIQEGVDALGGYAEIFYRNVKCSGVIPQISLIMGPCAGGAVYSPAITDFIFMVDKSSYMFVTGPDVIKTVTHEEVTKEELGGAKTHNETSGVAQFISQDEDECFERVRELLSYLPAACYTKPSPKYTADPVNRDNTKLKELVPANPKKPYDMNEIILDIVDDSHFLEVHKGWAKNIIVGFASIGGIKIGIVANQPQVLAGVLDIDSSCKAARFIRFCDSFDIPILTLVDVPGFLPGTVQEYGGIIKHGSKLLYAYADATVPMITLITRKAYGGAYDVMASKHIRSDVNLAYPTGEIAVMGADGAVNIVFRNELKGLEGKAYDDKKAELVKNYEDRFANPYRAAERGYVDSVILPEETRARIYEYLVVLKNKVVDNPKRKHGNIQL
- the infA gene encoding translation initiation factor IF-1 produces the protein MANTEVLEIEGEVVELLPNTKFKVKLPNGHSVIAHISGKMRMHFIKILPGDKVLVEISKYDLSKGRITYRSKGR
- a CDS encoding TlpA family protein disulfide reductase, whose product is MSISSKVLIITLVLGATLAYSLFEKKQFTEMLNVAEDEPVLKQLPEFKLTNFYTKEELTKESFSSTNGFFVHFWGTWCAPCEAEFPEFLKFAEKFENDNVQFLLLSVNDDDLKIKKFLKRFGDLPKNVIISHDKSGKSMNLFGTVKVPETYLFDKNFKNIKKFIGPQSWEMEAFAPRVKRLIFGQ
- the rpsK gene encoding 30S ribosomal protein S11; its protein translation is MVKKTAGKKKVKKNIPHGICHIQCSFNNTIVTFTDPNGGAIAWASAGQLGFRGSKKSTPFAAQVASADAAKKAMEHGLSSVDVRVKGPGAGRENAIRALIGVGLRITSVADKSPIPHNGCRAPKRRRV
- a CDS encoding DNA-directed RNA polymerase subunit alpha; translation: MDNFVAKNWTNMIRPVSLEADNESMKANYGKFVAKPLERGYGQTLGNSLRRALLSSLQGAGIVAIRIEGVEHEFGTINNVKEEVSEIILNLKEVFFKLKGKEDTVLTLEKSGEGPVTAGDISESASLEVLNPEHVICNISSGGSIKVELKVARGKGYVTASENKEEYDLPVGWIYVDTLFSPVHRVNFTVTNSRVGKRTDFDKLTLEVWTNAGIQPQDAVAFSAKILRDQLAVFLNFEDEEEVVRLEKAPAQASSPANSALLKPVSELELSVRSANCLQNANIKYIYELVSKTEGEMLRTKNFGRKSLNEIKEILSNMGLGLGMKVDSIMKDLQDGE
- the secY gene encoding preprotein translocase subunit SecY; translated protein: MSTAHGKLEELKKKVFFTFLLLAVYRMAAQIPVPGVNAAAIASYFAESGGGIFDLINTFSGGAFKRFSVLALGIMPYITTSIIFSLLGEVIPQIQELQEDSEGNKKIQKWTRYATVLLCAVQGWGMAVMFEGFKSAGNIPVIPEPGMLFRITTVITLCAGTMFLLWLGERITEYGLENGISLIIFAGIAVELPAEMMQKLTLYRNGELSGISLLITVAVILAGFFIVTFIERSQRSVPVQYAKKVVHNRVYGGAQSLPIRVDTGGVMPPILASSLLAAPATMANFVSQGHPLKPYLDTVIQSLYPGQLLFNILFALLIVYMTYFYAPIQFKTKKVAEMLQKNNAFVPGVRPGAKTKEYLDFILNRMTFFGALFLVVICILPTIITGANTRFGGTSLLILVSVCVRVMMNVQAFMFSDRYETAYKSRGKYNGQNRRF
- the rplO gene encoding 50S ribosomal protein L15, which codes for MTLNNLSSPKGAHRNIKRLGRGQGSGQGKQAGKGHKGQKARAGGGVRTGFEGGAMPLYMRLPKRGFSNAPFKTIYAEVNLAIVEAKFTTEEVTREALVEKGILKGINKRRPIKILGNGELSKSLTFVNIDKFSKSAEEMVSKAGGKIETKK
- the rpmJ gene encoding 50S ribosomal protein L36, producing the protein MKVRASVKVMCKDCKVIKRKGVLRVVCKANPKHKQKQG
- the rpsM gene encoding 30S ribosomal protein S13 encodes the protein MARILGVDIPRNKVVTVALRSIYGVGPKVAEEVLTKAGIDLNKNSNDLTEEEANNIRLLLEGEYTVEGDLRRQIGLNIKRLKDLGCYRGIRHRKGLPVRGQRTSTNARTRKGPAKAIAGKKSIKSMK
- a CDS encoding sigma-54 interaction domain-containing protein; translation: MINWQEIKDLHVISKLEEILSKWFGVEQIYSDMHYKIRSGHVDKGYDFKNHFFKVQMQMNHGYNYMGQDIEKVTDALEGEDDKARSFETFFKHVKGVGAKVEIGGEVLGSVFAYPFVSSSITEEEVEEIKKHMIAEGANEADASAAVDGLRRLYPREIEYLQELVELVADEIKTFHSEISKRESRIKELNSELGDKYRYHMMIGKSKGMQQIYRLLEKISSSESSVLIQGQNGTGKELVAKAIHFYSPRKEKQFVALNCSAFNDNLLDSELFGHMKGSFTGAVKDKAGLFEVANGGTLFLDEIGDTSLSMQVKLLRVLQEGTYLPVGAHAPKKTDVRILAATNKDLKAMMASGEFREDLYYRINVINVNLPSLKDRAEDIPILMDHFLKKRCDESGMAMKQFSKKCMEILLDYHWPGNVRELENEVERLVVLAGEDKMITPDLLSPRILESGDKPVAVARGINTNGSLKDALEELEAMMIKEGLKRCNYNKSKLSKELGVSRASLIMKVDKYDLDKRKKAAGE
- a CDS encoding adenylate kinase, with protein sequence MKPQLILLGAPGTGKGTQAKKIVENLGYSHVSTGDLLRNEIAKDSELGKKVKGIIDRGDLVNDQVVLELLNANCDIENSAYIFDGFPRNIEQAQLLEEHVLKGADSKAIYFNIDLEVLVERISNRRIAPKSGEIYNLLSRPPKVEGKCDVSGEDLIHRKDDNAETVRNRLEVFKNTIAPILDYYESKGVLVSIDASRSADEVYGLVVEAVNK
- the rplQ gene encoding 50S ribosomal protein L17 yields the protein MRHQKHKYRIGNGPAHRVSLMKNLAIEVIDHGKIKTTVTKCKAIKPYVEKLITIAKEDTVANRRLAFKKLNNKEAVQKLFTDVAPKFKDRNGGYTRIMKMADARVGDNAPMAYIALVD